The following are from one region of the Bacillus sp. (in: firmicutes) genome:
- a CDS encoding thiazole biosynthesis adenylyltransferase ThiF, whose amino-acid sequence MMDDYTRYSRQMLFPPIGEAGQQKLANSSVLIVGMGALGTALANHLVRAGIGLVRFVDRDYVEKSNLQRQMLFDEDDVLEALPKAIAAKNKLSKINSEISLEAIVADVSPRNIDELLAGVDLVVDGTDNFQTRFLLNDACFKQGIPFVYGGVVSSRGMSAIFVPNETPCLRCFISSSDQGGQTCDTIGVISPIVDIVASLEVVEILKYLVGDKKNRRNSLLTLDVWNNYRYEMKFSEPRKDCPTCQKNEYPALNLAEKDFITVLCGRETVQIQAGRNFNLEDWANRLKHIGTIQKTPFLLKVELPEGERLVLFPDGRTLVQGTEDEVRAKTLYSRYIGL is encoded by the coding sequence ATGATGGATGATTATACAAGATACTCTAGACAAATGCTGTTTCCACCAATTGGGGAAGCTGGTCAACAAAAACTTGCTAACAGCTCTGTGCTTATTGTCGGCATGGGGGCGCTTGGCACAGCTTTAGCGAATCATTTAGTTAGAGCTGGAATTGGCTTAGTGCGTTTTGTTGATCGTGATTATGTGGAAAAAAGCAATCTGCAACGGCAAATGCTGTTTGATGAAGATGATGTTCTTGAGGCATTGCCAAAAGCGATTGCTGCTAAAAATAAGCTCTCTAAAATTAATTCTGAAATTAGCTTAGAAGCCATTGTCGCGGATGTATCTCCAAGAAATATTGATGAGTTGTTAGCTGGTGTTGACCTTGTCGTTGACGGCACCGATAATTTTCAAACAAGGTTTTTGTTGAATGATGCTTGTTTCAAGCAAGGGATTCCGTTTGTTTATGGAGGTGTAGTAAGTTCAAGAGGAATGTCTGCTATCTTTGTACCAAACGAAACACCGTGTTTAAGATGTTTTATTTCTTCTAGTGATCAAGGGGGACAAACATGTGATACGATTGGCGTTATCTCACCAATTGTAGATATTGTTGCTTCCTTAGAGGTCGTGGAGATTCTAAAATATCTTGTCGGTGATAAGAAAAATCGCCGCAACAGCTTGCTTACGCTTGATGTTTGGAATAATTACCGTTATGAAATGAAGTTTTCTGAGCCGCGCAAAGATTGCCCGACATGTCAAAAAAACGAATATCCAGCCTTAAATTTAGCTGAGAAAGATTTCATCACTGTGTTATGTGGCAGAGAGACGGTGCAAATACAAGCGGGAAGGAATTTTAATCTAGAGGATTGGGCGAACCGCCTAAAACATATTGGAACAATTCAAAAAACGCCATTCCTTTTAAAAGTTGAACTGCCAGAGGGAGAGAGACTCGTCTTATTCCCTGATGGGCGGACGCTAGTCCAAGGAACGGAGGATGAAGTGAGAGCGAAGACACTATATTCAAGATATATTGGACTTTGA
- a CDS encoding prepilin-type N-terminal cleavage/methylation domain-containing protein yields the protein MFNRYYKNEAAFTLIEMMIVLMIISVLLLITIPNVTKNNTVVKDKGCEALVKLVEAQVQAYEIEKNERPTSLETLKSEGYIKTYTCPSGGDVQFANGVVSAPSSGTSGGS from the coding sequence ATGTTTAATAGATATTACAAAAATGAGGCGGCATTCACTCTAATCGAGATGATGATCGTCTTGATGATTATCTCTGTCTTGCTACTTATCACAATCCCAAATGTGACGAAAAATAATACAGTTGTTAAGGATAAAGGCTGCGAAGCTCTTGTTAAGCTAGTAGAAGCGCAAGTTCAGGCTTATGAAATTGAGAAAAACGAAAGACCGACAAGCTTAGAGACTTTAAAATCTGAAGGTTATATTAAGACGTATACATGCCCGAGCGGTGGGGATGTTCAATTTGCAAATGGTGTTGTATCGGCACCAAGCTCAGGGACATCTGGTGGCTCGTGA
- a CDS encoding DUF2759 domain-containing protein: MGLVIIFALVTVFSLAGTFRSLKQKSMLAVLFAGGSTLVFGWFTIVTFIAILNGHGVPVAH; this comes from the coding sequence ATGGGTCTTGTTATTATCTTTGCTTTAGTAACAGTATTTAGTCTAGCTGGTACATTCCGTTCTTTAAAACAGAAGAGCATGCTTGCGGTTCTTTTTGCGGGCGGTTCTACACTAGTTTTCGGCTGGTTTACAATAGTGACATTCATCGCTATTCTTAATGGACACGGCGTCCCAGTTGCTCATTAA
- a CDS encoding rhomboid family intramembrane serine protease, which yields MRCWFINHTFFYYNEKRESLNLRKEGEGLIGTISQDYIFWRLAYELVNHHGYRVLKLNEHGEVWLELLERRDKKIIRLLRYDIDWGNWLVRDLEQTSQIISQYKKQSYRKKMKAYNIYISTYPPVDDWEHQLDGHKHVDTFLIELGNREVELRKLFDHLNLSVPNLHSWSSNVEDIPLFIHAIRQTEKARQEEEKSLLFASNKPLLTYILVAVNIIMFLLVESVGSSTDIATLIAFGAKYNPLILQGDWWRFITPMFLHIGFLHLAMNMLALYYLGMSVERIYGTGRFFLIYFAAGIAGAIASFAFTTSVSAGASGAIFGCFGALLYFGVVHPSLFYRTMGANIFGVLAINLAFGLLVPMIDNSAHIGGLIGGFFASACVHLPKHKWLVARQLTALVILFFITASILYYGFFYK from the coding sequence ATGAGGTGCTGGTTTATAAACCACACCTTTTTTTATTATAATGAAAAGAGAGAAAGCTTGAATCTAAGGAAAGAAGGTGAGGGATTGATTGGTACGATTAGTCAAGATTATATATTTTGGCGTTTAGCATACGAATTAGTTAACCACCATGGATATCGGGTATTAAAACTTAATGAACATGGTGAAGTATGGCTCGAATTGCTGGAACGTCGCGATAAGAAAATAATTAGGCTGCTTCGCTATGATATTGATTGGGGAAATTGGCTAGTACGAGACTTGGAACAAACATCACAGATTATTAGTCAATATAAAAAACAATCTTATCGCAAAAAAATGAAAGCATATAATATATATATTTCAACTTATCCGCCTGTTGATGATTGGGAACATCAACTAGACGGGCATAAACATGTTGATACATTTTTAATTGAATTAGGAAATCGTGAAGTAGAGCTTAGGAAGCTATTTGACCATCTCAACTTGTCTGTACCTAATTTGCATAGTTGGTCAAGTAATGTGGAGGACATTCCTTTATTTATCCATGCCATTCGTCAAACTGAAAAAGCGAGGCAGGAGGAGGAAAAAAGTCTCTTATTCGCTAGTAATAAACCTTTGTTAACATATATTTTAGTTGCTGTAAATATTATCATGTTTTTATTAGTAGAATCGGTGGGCTCAAGTACGGATATAGCAACTTTAATTGCATTTGGTGCGAAATATAATCCGCTTATTTTACAAGGAGACTGGTGGCGCTTCATTACACCGATGTTTTTACATATTGGCTTTTTGCACTTAGCGATGAACATGTTGGCCTTATATTATTTAGGAATGTCGGTTGAAAGAATTTATGGAACGGGGCGTTTTTTTCTCATTTATTTTGCAGCAGGCATTGCTGGTGCCATTGCCAGCTTTGCATTTACAACTTCAGTATCTGCAGGTGCCTCAGGTGCGATTTTTGGCTGTTTTGGGGCTCTCTTGTATTTTGGGGTCGTTCATCCTTCATTATTTTACCGTACAATGGGAGCGAATATATTCGGAGTTTTAGCTATCAATCTTGCTTTTGGTTTACTCGTTCCAATGATTGACAATAGTGCCCATATTGGCGGGCTTATTGGCGGATTTTTTGCATCTGCATGCGTTCATTTACCAAAACATAAATGGCTTGTTGCTAGACAGCTGACCGCTCTTGTAATTTTATTTTTCATAACGGCATCAATATTATATTACGGCTTTTTTTATAAATAG
- a CDS encoding DUF2626 domain-containing protein has product MGNMYRVMAFWTGIFSIMFYLGHMHTTSLLFLGITVFFLAVGFLKLSERMYVYIFGAFLTVFFIGFTYWTSFMMPLGGQ; this is encoded by the coding sequence ATGGGTAACATGTATCGAGTTATGGCGTTTTGGACTGGTATCTTCAGCATTATGTTCTACCTGGGACATATGCACACAACATCTCTTTTATTCTTAGGGATTACAGTCTTTTTCTTAGCCGTAGGATTTTTAAAATTATCTGAACGTATGTATGTATACATATTCGGAGCATTTTTAACAGTATTTTTTATCGGCTTCACATACTGGACATCATTTATGATGCCACTAGGTGGACAATAA
- a CDS encoding type II secretion system F family protein, with amino-acid sequence MKNKKKWKGKEQAKFFYRLGHLLKRGYTLSTALEFLMLYVDDEKKQDIQFILVNLKQGAPLFDSFHTLQFSKEGLSYIYFAEKYGELAKGFINAGKMLEMKETLRKNTEKVIRYPLFLLFLLLIVVATMQKVLLPQFIQLYQSMNLPQSKIISLIIYIKSSMPIIGLIVFIFAAAIFALYFLHFRRKSAISQTIFLCKIPFLKYIVKKHHTYFFSFHLGNLLKNGLSIKEALTVFVQQSHMPFFQEEGIRISALLLEGDDLATILKNTIYYDKELATVIIHGQANGILSSELLEYSGLLIEEFDETFTFWLRVLQPTIMAFLGIFIVLLYVAVMYPIYGMMQSL; translated from the coding sequence ATGAAAAATAAGAAAAAGTGGAAGGGTAAAGAGCAAGCGAAGTTTTTTTATAGATTAGGCCATTTATTAAAGCGGGGCTACACACTCTCAACAGCGCTGGAATTTTTAATGCTTTATGTTGATGATGAAAAAAAGCAAGACATACAGTTTATTTTAGTAAATCTTAAACAAGGTGCACCACTTTTTGATTCATTTCACACTTTACAGTTTTCGAAAGAAGGCCTGAGCTATATTTATTTTGCTGAAAAATATGGCGAGCTTGCAAAAGGATTCATTAACGCTGGAAAAATGCTCGAAATGAAAGAAACTCTTCGGAAGAACACAGAAAAAGTGATTCGCTACCCCTTGTTTTTATTGTTCCTCCTTCTAATCGTAGTAGCAACGATGCAAAAGGTATTGCTTCCACAGTTTATTCAATTATATCAATCGATGAATCTCCCACAATCAAAAATCATTTCATTAATCATCTACATCAAATCTTCTATGCCTATCATTGGATTGATTGTTTTCATTTTTGCCGCTGCCATCTTTGCTCTTTATTTTCTGCATTTTCGCAGAAAAAGTGCGATTAGCCAAACTATTTTTCTATGTAAAATTCCATTTTTAAAGTACATCGTAAAAAAGCATCATACTTATTTTTTTTCATTCCATTTAGGAAATTTATTAAAAAACGGCCTGTCTATTAAGGAAGCTTTAACTGTGTTTGTGCAACAAAGCCATATGCCGTTTTTTCAAGAAGAAGGAATACGCATTAGTGCATTATTACTAGAAGGAGATGATTTAGCAACAATATTAAAAAATACAATTTACTACGATAAAGAATTAGCAACCGTCATCATTCATGGTCAAGCCAATGGGATTCTATCAAGTGAGCTGCTAGAATACAGCGGTCTACTTATCGAAGAATTCGATGAGACCTTTACTTTTTGGCTACGGGTACTCCAACCGACGATAATGGCGTTTTTAGGGATTTTTATCGTTCTTTTATATGTTGCCGTTATGTATCCAATCTACGGCATGATGCAATCGCTATAA
- a CDS encoding YqgQ family protein, with protein MRTIYDIQQLLKRYGVFIYVGDRIADLELMEDEVRELFKSQFIDVKDFQMALLLLRQEIEREKAKRQMLH; from the coding sequence GTGAGGACTATTTACGATATTCAACAATTATTAAAGCGATATGGCGTGTTTATTTATGTTGGCGACCGAATAGCAGACTTAGAACTGATGGAGGATGAAGTGCGGGAATTGTTTAAATCGCAATTTATAGATGTGAAAGATTTTCAAATGGCATTGCTTTTGTTACGTCAAGAAATAGAGCGAGAAAAAGCAAAAAGACAAATGTTGCACTAA
- a CDS encoding SAM-dependent methyltransferase, which translates to MLTKLKHKIKNAEKGSISYSDYISLALYDEEKGYYMKDRKKIGKEGDFYTNSNVHSVFGKVLARIFSRLVEMGILPPYICEIGAGTGRLANFIMEEWKRIAPGTFEELYYYIVEMSPYHRKEQQSVIHDIDNVLQFQSIAEMKDKIGKFSGIVLSNELFDAFPVDVLQKKENEIFEVRVAMNDENLVETLVPCENAALLDWLRENNITLKSGQRIEIPLAMNGWLEQTGDWFEKGLMFTIDYGYTKEEWMEPIHREGSLRGYYKHQMITNPLLHPGDMDLTTHIHLDALIEKSEKVGIKLLAMLKQYQFLLKGGILEYLQEHYDPNPFSEVSKQNRAIRTLLLDDGISGSFTVVIQQKNLDKITDQDVLMHDF; encoded by the coding sequence ATGCTTACTAAACTTAAACATAAGATTAAAAATGCTGAAAAAGGCAGTATCTCATATTCTGATTATATAAGTTTAGCTCTATATGATGAAGAAAAGGGCTATTATATGAAAGATCGCAAAAAGATTGGCAAAGAAGGCGATTTTTATACGAACAGCAATGTTCATAGTGTATTTGGAAAAGTTTTGGCACGAATATTTAGTCGGCTAGTTGAAATGGGAATCTTACCACCTTATATTTGTGAAATTGGTGCGGGTACAGGAAGACTAGCCAATTTTATCATGGAAGAATGGAAAAGAATCGCTCCTGGTACTTTTGAAGAATTGTATTATTATATCGTTGAGATGAGTCCTTACCACCGCAAAGAACAGCAATCCGTTATTCATGATATTGATAATGTGCTTCAATTTCAGTCAATCGCTGAGATGAAAGATAAAATCGGAAAATTTAGTGGTATTGTTCTTTCTAATGAGCTTTTTGATGCCTTTCCAGTTGATGTTTTACAAAAAAAGGAAAATGAAATATTTGAAGTAAGAGTGGCAATGAATGATGAAAATTTAGTAGAAACTCTCGTTCCTTGTGAAAATGCCGCGCTATTGGACTGGCTTCGTGAAAATAATATCACCCTAAAAAGCGGTCAAAGAATAGAAATCCCCCTTGCTATGAATGGCTGGCTTGAACAAACAGGTGATTGGTTTGAAAAAGGCCTGATGTTTACGATTGATTATGGATATACAAAGGAGGAATGGATGGAGCCGATTCATCGAGAGGGCAGTCTAAGGGGATATTATAAACATCAAATGATTACTAATCCTCTTCTTCATCCAGGAGATATGGACTTAACGACACATATACATTTGGATGCTCTCATTGAAAAGAGTGAAAAAGTAGGTATAAAATTACTGGCGATGCTTAAGCAATATCAATTTTTGTTAAAGGGTGGAATTTTAGAGTACCTTCAGGAACATTATGATCCTAATCCATTTTCGGAAGTTAGTAAACAAAATCGGGCCATTCGTACACTTTTACTTGATGATGGGATTAGCGGGAGCTTCACCGTAGTCATTCAGCAGAAAAATCTTGATAAAATCACGGACCAAGATGTATTGATGCATGATTTTTAG
- a CDS encoding MBL fold metallo-hydrolase, producing MKWRPFPLGPLQTNAYIIENEKKECIIIDPGSEGKRFVKNLEQKELMPLAVLLTHAHFDHIGAVDDLRAKWNCPVYIHKNEQDWLSNSSLNGSKRFGLHEEIIVKEADELIEEEGELAIGSFRFAVFETPGHSPGSVSYYLKEQATVFSGDALFARSIGRTDLLGGSHKQLIQSIHDKLLVLPEETIVAPGHGPLTTIINEMNENPFLHGF from the coding sequence ATAAAATGGCGGCCGTTCCCATTAGGGCCACTTCAAACAAATGCATATATCATTGAAAATGAAAAAAAGGAATGCATTATTATTGATCCTGGAAGTGAAGGGAAAAGATTCGTTAAAAATTTAGAACAAAAAGAGCTTATGCCGCTTGCGGTATTATTAACCCATGCTCATTTTGACCATATTGGCGCCGTAGATGACCTACGTGCTAAATGGAATTGTCCTGTTTATATACATAAAAATGAGCAGGATTGGCTTTCAAATTCCTCGTTGAATGGTTCGAAACGTTTTGGTTTACATGAGGAGATTATTGTGAAAGAAGCGGATGAGTTGATAGAGGAGGAAGGGGAACTTGCAATAGGCTCATTCCGTTTTGCGGTATTTGAAACACCAGGCCATTCACCTGGCAGTGTCTCTTATTATTTAAAGGAACAGGCCACTGTATTTTCAGGGGATGCGCTTTTTGCAAGAAGCATCGGTAGAACAGATTTACTTGGTGGCTCTCATAAGCAGTTAATTCAAAGTATTCATGACAAGCTATTAGTATTGCCTGAAGAGACCATCGTTGCACCTGGACACGGTCCGCTCACAACCATTATTAATGAAATGAATGAAAATCCTTTTTTACATGGATTTTAA
- a CDS encoding type II/IV secretion system protein has protein sequence MKRGVFILGFIEERGESLLKEALRFHASDIHIIPHQGDALIQFRIQHRLVTREKIPMSIFEKLISHFKFLAGMDIGEKRRPQNGAIQLLLDDTNVSVRLSTLPTLQQESMVLRILPQKIDSPLSQLSLFPQATSTLFSLAMQSTGLIILTGPTGSGKTTTLYSLLHAIQQKLECNIITLEDPIEKRIDTGCLQVQVNEKAGITYAAGIKAILRHDPDIIMVGEIRDEETAQAAVRASLTGHLVLTTLHTKDTRSALNRLVDLGVSLQDLEQTLLCVTAQRLVNLKCLYCQGQCSPHCIKVRKVNRLCIYEILHGNNLREVFKEVKGEKFSYSYQTLANLITKGIALGFLSADDYGVSYEK, from the coding sequence ATGAAAAGAGGTGTGTTCATTTTGGGATTTATTGAAGAACGAGGTGAGTCTTTGCTGAAAGAAGCATTGCGTTTTCATGCCTCAGATATTCATATCATTCCTCATCAAGGAGATGCATTAATTCAATTTCGCATTCAGCACCGCCTTGTAACTAGAGAAAAAATACCAATGTCAATTTTTGAAAAGTTAATTTCGCACTTTAAATTTCTAGCTGGTATGGATATTGGCGAAAAACGCCGGCCGCAAAATGGAGCGATTCAATTGTTGCTGGATGATACAAATGTAAGTGTCCGCCTATCTACGTTGCCGACACTTCAGCAAGAAAGTATGGTTCTTAGAATTTTACCGCAAAAGATTGATTCTCCGTTATCACAGCTTTCGCTTTTTCCGCAAGCAACAAGTACACTTTTCTCATTAGCAATGCAATCCACAGGATTAATTATTTTAACAGGGCCAACCGGTTCGGGCAAAACAACTACATTGTATTCCCTCCTTCATGCCATTCAACAAAAATTAGAATGTAACATCATCACCTTAGAAGATCCTATTGAAAAAAGAATAGATACAGGCTGCTTGCAGGTTCAAGTAAATGAAAAGGCAGGGATTACTTATGCGGCAGGGATAAAGGCTATTTTACGGCATGACCCAGATATTATTATGGTTGGGGAAATTCGTGACGAAGAAACAGCGCAAGCTGCTGTTCGCGCTAGTTTAACAGGCCATTTAGTATTAACGACATTGCATACGAAGGACACAAGAAGTGCACTTAATCGTTTGGTAGATTTAGGTGTTTCACTTCAAGATCTTGAACAAACACTGCTCTGTGTGACAGCTCAAAGGCTTGTAAATTTAAAATGCCTTTATTGTCAAGGTCAATGCTCCCCGCATTGTATAAAGGTGAGAAAGGTGAACCGCTTATGCATATACGAAATTTTACATGGCAATAATCTCAGAGAAGTTTTTAAAGAGGTAAAAGGCGAAAAATTTTCGTACAGTTATCAAACACTTGCTAATTTAATTACAAAAGGAATCGCACTTGGGTTTCTTTCCGCTGATGATTATGGAGTAAGCTATGAAAAATAA
- a CDS encoding spore germination protein, with translation MSKNTEIKHPAQSQIDDNVRYLKEQLGVGKSFDIIYLDLEYAGRKMAMFLIDGLAKDDLLHLLQKFFAKLTPEALEPVPLEKMLKTYIPYVEVDKKKDLDVVIDTVLAGPTALVIDGIDEVILIDARTYPVRGPEEPDTERVVRGSRDGYVETIVFNTALTRRRVRDRSLRMEPMQIGRRSKTDVVISYIEDIADPDLVKEIKDSLEKIDTDGLPMAEKTIEEFIGGRHFNPYPIVRYTERPDTAAAHLFEGHVIIIIDGSPSVMIAPTTFWHHLQHAEEYRQKPIVGAYLRFIRFVAIWASLFLLPLWYLFSIHPEYLPSGLKFIGPNDSGEVPLLIQLILAELGIDILRMAAVHTPTSLATALGLVAALMIGQVAVEVGLFTNEAVLYISVVAIGTFATPSYEMSLANRLVRIVFLLLAGSFGLIGYIIAITAWIILMVRMKSFQTPYFWPFIPFSYKAFRNVLFRSPIPLKKRRPTILHPQDPDR, from the coding sequence TTGTCAAAAAATACAGAAATAAAGCATCCTGCCCAATCCCAAATTGACGATAATGTTCGTTATTTAAAGGAGCAATTAGGGGTTGGCAAGAGCTTTGATATTATTTACTTGGATCTCGAATATGCAGGGCGTAAGATGGCGATGTTTCTAATTGATGGTCTTGCGAAAGATGATTTGCTCCATTTGTTGCAAAAATTCTTTGCAAAATTAACGCCGGAAGCTCTTGAACCAGTTCCTTTAGAAAAGATGTTAAAAACATATATTCCATATGTTGAAGTCGATAAAAAAAAAGATTTAGATGTTGTTATTGATACTGTATTAGCTGGCCCTACAGCACTTGTTATTGATGGCATTGATGAAGTGATTTTAATAGATGCAAGAACATATCCTGTCAGGGGACCGGAAGAACCGGATACAGAGCGGGTTGTCCGCGGTTCGAGGGACGGTTATGTCGAAACGATTGTCTTTAATACAGCGTTAACGAGAAGAAGAGTACGTGACCGTTCATTAAGAATGGAACCGATGCAAATTGGCAGACGCTCGAAAACGGATGTTGTCATTAGTTATATAGAAGATATTGCCGACCCTGATCTAGTAAAAGAAATTAAAGATTCGTTAGAAAAAATCGATACGGACGGGTTGCCGATGGCAGAAAAAACGATTGAGGAATTTATTGGTGGTCGTCATTTCAATCCATATCCAATTGTCCGCTATACGGAGCGACCAGATACAGCAGCTGCTCATCTTTTTGAAGGACATGTTATTATTATTATTGACGGTTCCCCAAGTGTGATGATTGCACCAACAACTTTTTGGCACCATCTTCAGCATGCTGAAGAATACCGCCAAAAGCCGATTGTTGGTGCGTACTTGCGGTTTATTCGTTTTGTTGCGATCTGGGCCTCGTTGTTTTTGCTACCATTATGGTATTTGTTTTCGATTCACCCTGAATATTTACCAAGCGGGTTGAAATTTATTGGTCCAAATGATTCTGGTGAAGTTCCATTACTAATCCAATTAATTCTTGCAGAATTGGGTATTGATATATTAAGGATGGCAGCTGTACATACACCAACTTCACTTGCAACAGCATTGGGATTGGTGGCAGCGTTAATGATTGGCCAAGTTGCTGTTGAAGTTGGGCTGTTTACTAATGAAGCAGTACTATACATCTCAGTGGTAGCGATTGGAACATTTGCCACACCTAGCTATGAAATGAGTTTGGCGAACCGCTTAGTACGAATTGTTTTTTTATTATTGGCCGGCTCGTTTGGCTTGATTGGCTATATCATTGCCATTACAGCTTGGATTATTTTGATGGTAAGAATGAAGTCGTTTCAAACACCATACTTTTGGCCATTTATTCCATTTTCATACAAAGCTTTTAGAAATGTATTGTTTAGATCGCCGATTCCATTAAAGAAACGAAGGCCAACAATATTACACCCGCAAGATCCTGATCGGTAA
- a CDS encoding ROK family glucokinase → MEKWLVGVDLGGTTIKFAFISENGEILFKWVMPTDTSNAGENIIPDMANSIVTKLHECQQNSSKLKGIGIGAPAFMDMGTGFVFEAINLGWRNINLKAELEKILSLPVVVDNDANVAALGEMWKGAGVGSKDLLCVTIGTGIGGGVILNGEIVHGTNGMAGEIGHITVIPENGLLCNCGKYGCLETISSATGMVRLAKSGLDERSDSMLKARYEELGQLTAKMIFEAALKNDAFALEIVNRASFYLGLAIANIANTINPKKIVIGGGVSKAGPIFLEAICKYFKQFALKRVFEGADLATATLGNDAGVIGGAWLVKNKL, encoded by the coding sequence ATGGAAAAATGGTTGGTTGGCGTTGATTTAGGGGGAACAACGATAAAGTTCGCGTTTATTTCAGAAAACGGCGAAATTTTATTTAAATGGGTGATGCCAACGGACACCTCAAATGCTGGAGAAAATATCATCCCTGACATGGCTAATTCAATTGTAACGAAGCTACATGAATGCCAGCAAAATAGTAGCAAATTAAAGGGAATTGGCATTGGCGCACCGGCTTTTATGGATATGGGGACTGGTTTTGTTTTTGAAGCAATAAATTTAGGGTGGAGAAATATTAATCTTAAAGCGGAACTCGAAAAAATTTTAAGCCTTCCAGTTGTTGTTGACAATGATGCGAACGTTGCTGCGCTTGGCGAAATGTGGAAAGGGGCTGGAGTAGGCTCTAAAGATTTACTATGCGTCACTATTGGCACCGGTATTGGCGGGGGGGTAATCCTAAATGGTGAAATAGTGCATGGCACGAACGGAATGGCAGGTGAGATCGGTCATATTACCGTTATTCCAGAAAACGGTCTACTATGTAATTGTGGAAAATACGGTTGTCTTGAGACTATTTCATCAGCGACGGGAATGGTAAGGCTTGCAAAAAGTGGTTTAGATGAACGTTCTGATAGTATGTTAAAAGCACGATATGAAGAGCTTGGACAGCTTACAGCGAAAATGATATTTGAAGCGGCATTGAAAAACGATGCCTTTGCTTTAGAAATAGTGAATAGAGCGAGCTTTTATTTGGGACTGGCAATCGCCAATATCGCTAATACAATTAATCCAAAGAAGATTGTGATTGGTGGGGGAGTTTCAAAAGCTGGACCTATTTTCCTAGAGGCCATATGTAAATATTTTAAGCAGTTTGCTCTTAAGCGGGTTTTTGAGGGGGCGGATTTGGCGACTGCTACACTTGGCAATGATGCTGGTGTTATTGGTGGTGCATGGCTTGTAAAAAATAAATTATAG
- a CDS encoding helix-turn-helix domain-containing protein — protein MEQTLKITNVLSDPTRFSIYQYITKHHNEVTVQEIADSFNIHPNVARLHLSKLEDVNMLVSETKKTGKGGRPSRLYRLSDDVVQLNFPYRDYQLLSEIAIGTLLSLGEVGKKALLETGQRYGKEIIEKELKRSGSPLSFQDKLNILKDAASLLGFYPEFESNVDQTKVYFKIFNCPFKEVAAQEIGNICKMHFAFLEGMFNSLFTNAHLVEEDNMFKGCSSCNYLALIND, from the coding sequence ATGGAACAGACGTTGAAAATTACGAATGTACTTTCAGATCCAACACGTTTTTCAATTTATCAATATATTACAAAACATCATAACGAGGTTACAGTACAGGAAATCGCTGATTCCTTTAATATTCATCCAAACGTTGCAAGATTACACCTTTCAAAGCTTGAAGACGTTAATATGCTTGTCTCTGAAACTAAAAAAACAGGTAAAGGCGGTAGACCAAGCCGCTTATATCGTTTATCAGATGATGTTGTCCAATTGAATTTTCCATACAGAGATTATCAGCTATTATCTGAAATCGCGATTGGAACATTGCTATCACTTGGAGAGGTTGGTAAAAAGGCACTTCTAGAAACAGGTCAGCGTTATGGAAAAGAGATCATCGAAAAGGAACTGAAAAGGAGTGGGAGTCCATTAAGCTTTCAGGATAAACTTAATATCCTAAAAGATGCAGCTTCCTTGCTTGGATTCTATCCTGAATTTGAGTCTAATGTAGACCAAACAAAGGTTTACTTTAAAATTTTTAATTGTCCATTTAAAGAAGTAGCCGCCCAAGAAATAGGTAATATTTGCAAAATGCATTTCGCGTTTCTTGAAGGAATGTTTAACAGCTTGTTTACTAACGCCCATCTCGTTGAGGAAGACAATATGTTCAAGGGCTGTTCATCTTGCAATTATTTAGCTTTAATAAACGATTAA